In one window of Chryseobacterium sp. JV274 DNA:
- a CDS encoding aspartate carbamoyltransferase catalytic subunit, translated as MFTITELSTERINSILTEAMAFANGKTAKIEGEVFCSNLFFEDSTRTKTSFDLAERKLGLQVVPFDASHSSVNKGESLYDTVKTIESIGVNLVVIRDKKDRYFEELKNIKIPVINGGDGTGNHPSQCMLDLMTIYQEFGKFEGLKVGIVGDVKHSRVANSNAEALRRLGAKVYFSGPEQWFDEGALINGTYMSVDELIGEVDVLMLLRIQHERHDAAMSFTASEYHKRYGLTKEREKAMKKEAIIMHPAPINRGVEIDSDLVECERSRIFKQMENGVFARMAILKEALEEKGFTFK; from the coding sequence ATGTTTACGATTACAGAACTAAGCACCGAGAGAATCAACAGTATACTGACAGAAGCGATGGCTTTTGCGAACGGTAAAACTGCTAAAATTGAAGGAGAAGTTTTTTGCTCAAACCTTTTCTTCGAAGACAGTACAAGAACGAAAACAAGTTTTGATCTTGCAGAAAGAAAACTGGGACTTCAGGTAGTTCCGTTTGATGCATCACACAGTTCGGTAAACAAAGGAGAAAGCCTTTATGACACAGTAAAGACCATTGAAAGTATAGGAGTAAACCTTGTGGTGATCCGCGATAAGAAAGACAGATACTTCGAAGAACTGAAAAATATTAAGATTCCTGTGATCAACGGTGGAGACGGAACAGGAAACCATCCTTCACAGTGTATGCTGGATCTGATGACCATCTATCAGGAATTCGGAAAGTTTGAAGGATTAAAAGTAGGAATTGTAGGTGATGTAAAACACAGCCGTGTTGCCAATTCAAATGCGGAAGCTTTAAGAAGATTAGGCGCTAAAGTATACTTCTCAGGACCTGAACAGTGGTTTGACGAAGGAGCTTTAATCAACGGAACTTATATGTCAGTAGATGAACTGATCGGCGAAGTGGATGTTTTAATGCTATTAAGAATCCAGCATGAAAGACACGATGCTGCCATGAGTTTCACCGCTTCAGAATATCATAAAAGATATGGTCTGACGAAAGAAAGAGAGAAGGCGATGAAAAAAGAAGCAATCATCATGCACCCGGCGCCTATCAACAGGGGAGTGGAAATAGATTCAGACCTCGTAGAATGCGAAAGATCAAGAATCTTTAAACAAATGGAAAACGGTGTCTTCGCCAGGATGGCCATTTTGAAAGAAGCATTGGAAGAAAAAGGGTTTACCTTTAAATAA
- a CDS encoding Lrp/AsnC family transcriptional regulator produces the protein MDLKDKMILSIIQEDSTLSVKEISEKIGLTFTPTYERIKQLEKQGIIQKYVGLLNREKLGLNIVVYCNVRLKEQSKKVLETFEEHIGKYDEVQEIISLSGEYDYMLKIIAKDINSYNEFAVNVISNIPNIGQYHSSIVLHEVKKSTKFKIDLE, from the coding sequence ATGGATTTAAAAGACAAAATGATTCTCAGCATTATTCAGGAAGACTCTACATTATCGGTTAAGGAAATTTCCGAAAAAATTGGTCTTACCTTTACTCCTACGTATGAGCGAATCAAACAATTGGAGAAGCAGGGGATCATTCAGAAATATGTAGGACTTTTAAACCGTGAAAAACTGGGATTAAATATTGTAGTCTACTGTAATGTCCGTCTCAAGGAACAATCCAAGAAAGTATTGGAAACCTTTGAGGAGCATATCGGAAAATATGATGAAGTACAGGAAATCATCAGTCTTTCCGGAGAGTATGACTATATGCTGAAAATTATAGCCAAAGACATTAATTCGTATAATGAATTTGCCGTTAATGTCATTTCAAACATTCCTAACATCGGACAATACCATAGTTCTATTGTACTTCACGAGGTAAAAAAATCTACCAAGTTTAAAATTGACCTGGAATAA
- a CDS encoding carbamoyl phosphate synthase small subunit, which produces MKKKLILESGEVFHGEGFGAELETAGEVVFNTGMTGYQELISDPSYCGQIVCMTYPLIGNYGINRDDYESIEPAIKGLIVKELCDLPSNFRTQITLDELFKKKNLSGISGIDTRRLTRILRNYGVVKGKIVNADADEAAVASELKSTNFPTNQVEEVSTKTPYANPNRGFKVVLVDFGAKLGIIRELSQRNCDIIVVSQDTTAEEILLMDPDGIMLSNGPGDPEDVPHALDMIRGLLGKVPIFGICLGHQLIGLACGAKTFKLKFGHRGGNHPVLDLEKNTVAITSQNHGYAVDQESLKGTDLIETHIALNDRTNEGLKHKIHPCFSVQYHPEASPGPEDANYLFDEFIQMMEDFKK; this is translated from the coding sequence ATGAAGAAAAAATTAATACTGGAGTCCGGTGAAGTGTTTCATGGAGAAGGTTTCGGAGCAGAATTGGAAACTGCAGGGGAAGTAGTTTTCAATACCGGAATGACAGGATATCAGGAATTGATTTCTGACCCGTCGTATTGCGGTCAGATAGTTTGTATGACCTATCCGCTTATCGGAAATTATGGTATTAACCGTGATGATTATGAAAGTATTGAGCCGGCAATTAAAGGACTTATCGTAAAAGAACTTTGCGATCTTCCTTCCAATTTCCGTACTCAGATTACTTTAGATGAATTATTTAAAAAGAAAAACCTTTCAGGAATTTCAGGAATTGATACAAGAAGACTGACAAGAATTCTTCGTAACTATGGAGTTGTAAAAGGAAAAATCGTAAATGCTGATGCTGATGAAGCTGCTGTAGCTTCTGAATTGAAATCAACAAATTTCCCAACCAATCAGGTAGAAGAGGTTTCAACAAAAACACCTTATGCTAACCCGAACAGAGGTTTCAAAGTAGTGTTGGTAGACTTCGGTGCAAAACTGGGGATTATCAGAGAGCTGTCTCAAAGAAACTGTGATATCATTGTAGTTTCTCAGGATACAACAGCAGAAGAAATCTTATTGATGGATCCTGACGGAATCATGCTTTCAAACGGTCCTGGTGACCCGGAAGATGTACCACATGCTTTAGATATGATCAGAGGATTATTAGGAAAAGTTCCCATCTTCGGAATCTGTTTAGGACACCAATTGATTGGCCTTGCTTGTGGAGCGAAAACTTTCAAACTGAAATTCGGACACAGAGGAGGAAACCACCCGGTATTGGATTTAGAGAAAAATACAGTAGCCATTACTTCTCAAAACCATGGATATGCGGTAGATCAGGAAAGCTTAAAAGGAACAGACCTTATCGAAACGCACATCGCTTTGAATGACAGAACAAATGAAGGATTAAAACATAAAATCCACCCTTGTTTCTCAGTTCAGTATCACCCTGAAGCAAGCCCGGGCCCTGAAGATGCAAACTACCTGTTTGATGAGTTCATTCAAATGATGGAGGACTTTAAAAAATAA
- the argH gene encoding argininosuccinate lyase, with the protein MKKIWQKDDLATNILVNNFTVGKDLDFDERLAKYDVKGSMAHCKMLAETGIISQEESEQMLSVLNSILHKIEDGSFEIDKDAEDIHSQIEAILIEELGDTGKKIHTARSRNDQVLLDIKLYLLDEIREITALTDEFFQILIQLADQHKNVLLPGYTHLQIAMPSSFGLWFGAYAEALLDDVEMLFSVKNIINKNPLGSAAGYGSSFPINRESTTYNLGFQSMNYNSVYAQMTRGKSEKMLAMSMATLAGTLGKFAYDVCLYLNQNFNFISFPKEFTTGSSIMPHKKNPDIFELVRARCNRIQSLPNELILLTNNLPSGYHRDVQLTKEILFPAIDSLKECLEILSYTLPNIQVKDGILEDEKYKYLFSVEKINEEVKSGSSFRDAYVKVGQEIESNAFEFEPGNLEHTHQGSIGNLCLGKIEYQFNKLKNKLLG; encoded by the coding sequence ATGAAAAAAATATGGCAGAAGGATGACCTTGCCACCAATATATTAGTCAATAATTTTACCGTTGGGAAAGATCTTGACTTTGACGAGCGTTTGGCCAAATATGATGTCAAAGGTTCTATGGCACATTGCAAAATGTTAGCAGAAACCGGGATTATTTCCCAGGAAGAATCAGAGCAGATGTTATCTGTTTTAAATAGTATTTTACATAAAATTGAAGACGGTAGTTTTGAAATTGATAAAGATGCTGAGGATATCCATTCTCAGATAGAAGCTATTCTCATTGAAGAATTAGGAGATACGGGAAAGAAAATCCATACCGCAAGATCAAGAAATGATCAGGTTTTGTTGGATATCAAGCTGTATTTATTAGATGAAATCCGTGAGATAACAGCTCTTACCGACGAGTTTTTCCAGATTTTAATTCAACTGGCGGATCAGCATAAAAATGTGTTGCTTCCTGGATATACCCATTTGCAGATTGCAATGCCTTCCTCATTCGGATTGTGGTTTGGTGCTTATGCTGAAGCACTTTTGGATGATGTGGAAATGCTGTTTTCAGTGAAGAATATCATTAATAAAAATCCGTTGGGATCAGCTGCCGGCTATGGTTCATCTTTTCCGATCAACCGTGAAAGTACGACCTATAATTTAGGATTCCAGTCCATGAATTATAATTCTGTGTATGCTCAGATGACCCGTGGAAAGTCGGAAAAAATGCTGGCAATGTCAATGGCAACTTTAGCGGGAACGCTTGGGAAGTTTGCGTATGATGTATGTCTGTATTTGAACCAAAATTTTAATTTCATCAGCTTCCCAAAAGAATTTACCACAGGAAGCAGTATTATGCCTCATAAAAAGAATCCGGATATCTTTGAGCTGGTTCGTGCACGATGCAACAGAATTCAGTCACTTCCGAATGAACTTATTTTATTGACAAACAATCTGCCTTCAGGATATCACAGAGATGTACAGCTTACGAAAGAAATTCTTTTCCCTGCGATAGATTCTTTAAAGGAATGTCTGGAAATCCTAAGCTATACTTTACCGAATATTCAGGTAAAAGACGGAATTCTGGAAGATGAGAAATACAAATATCTTTTCAGCGTAGAAAAGATCAATGAAGAGGTGAAAAGCGGAAGCTCATTCCGTGATGCTTATGTGAAAGTAGGACAGGAGATTGAAAGCAATGCGTTTGAGTTTGAACCTGGAAACCTTGAACATACCCATCAGGGAAGTATCGGAAATCTTTGTCTGGGTAAAATAGAATATCAGTTCAATAAATTGAAAAATAAATTATTGGGTTAG